Genomic segment of Synechococcus sp. A15-28:
GCCTTACAGCAGTCCCTCGAGACGTTTGCGCAAGGCGTCGAGATCGCTGGCTGGCTGTTCAGTCCCAGCAGTTGACTCCTCCTCCTCCTTCCACTGAGTCACGTCACGGTTGGCTTCTGGAGGAGCCATGAACAACCGCTCCTCATCCGATTCCGGAACGAATCCCGAGGCCACGAAGCGGGCTTCATATCCGGCATCACGGCAGAACAGCTCCACGTCCTCGCGATCCAGGGACTCCACACTGGGAACGGGAAAGTCCTGAGCCTCGAGCAGCCCGGCGTACCGCTCTGCGTCATCGGGGTTCTCGAACAGCAGCACCACTGTCCGACCGGCGATCTCCAGCGAGTGGATCCCCTCACTCTCGCTGCCGGCATCAAACAGGAGCACGTGGACGCGCATCGCGGGGAACACTCGGTCCTCAACAGAAGCGGAGTCTCTCACCGATCGCTTCAACCGGCCTCT
This window contains:
- a CDS encoding DUF3110 domain-containing protein codes for the protein MRVHVLLFDAGSESEGIHSLEIAGRTVVLLFENPDDAERYAGLLEAQDFPVPSVESLDREDVELFCRDAGYEARFVASGFVPESDEERLFMAPPEANRDVTQWKEEEESTAGTEQPASDLDALRKRLEGLL